In the Desulfuromonas sp. DDH964 genome, CTCTCGATGCAGCCGTCGGCATCGTAGTGATAGGCGTGAAAGAGGGTGCCGCGCGGCGCCTCGATGGCGGCGACGCCGACGCCGGCGCGGGCCGTGACTACCGGCACCTCCCGGCGCAGGCCGGGGAGCAGGGTCTCGTCGACGAGATGGATCGCCTGCTCGACGCAGTGGATCACCTCGACCAGCCGCGCCACCAGGTTGCGATAGGGGTTGATCGTCCCCGGCTCGAGCTGCAACGCCGCCGCCACCTGGCGCGCCATCGGCGAGAGCTGGCCGAAGGCGTTTTTGACCCGCGCCAGTGGCCCGACCATGTAACTCTCCCGGCCGAGGCGGGCGAACTTGGCCGTCGAGTGCGGCGTCAGGTATTCCTCGATGGCGAGCCGGTAATCGCGCACCGGGATGCGGGCACCGTCGCTGGAGAGAAGCTCGCTGCCGAAGAGGGGGTAGCCGCCGTCGGGACTGAGGGAGAGGTACTCGGTCTCCCGCTCGAAGGCGGGGATCGGCAGAGTGGCGAAGAGATCAACCGTCTCCTCCAGGTCCGGCAGCGCCGCCACCAGCTGGCGCCGCAGCTCCTGCAATGCGGCCGCCGCCGGAAGCGCCGAGAAACCGCCGACGCAGGGGGTGACCGGGTGCACCGGCCGGCCGCCGACGGCAAGGCAGATGTCGTTGGCGAGCTTCTTCAGGCGCAGCGCCCGAGTCACCAGCTCGCGCCGGCTCTTCGCCAGCGGCAGGATGCTGGTGACACCGAGGTAGTCGGGGATGGCGAGGAAATAGAGATGGAGGATGTGGCTCTGCAAAATCTCGCCGTAGGCGAGGAGCTGGCGCAGCCGCCGGGTCTGCGCCGAGACCTCGACGCCGAAGGCCGCCTCGGTGGCGGCAAGGGAGACCAGGGTGTGGGAGTTGGAGCAGACCCCGCAGACGCGGGCGACGATCGGCGCGACGTCGCTGTAGTGGCGCCCTTTCAGCAGGCTTTCGAAGAAGCGCGGCGCCTCGACGATCTCGAGGCGGCACTCGCGCAACTCGCCGCTGGCGACATCAACGACGAGGTTGGCGTGCCCCTCGACCCGGGTCAGGTGGCGAACCTCGACTCTCATGCCCCCCCCTTCCCCGGCACGTTGAAGGTGCGGAATTCGCGCAGGATGTCGTCGGCGGTCAGGCCGTTCTCCTCGAGAATGCGGTGATAGGGACCGGAGCGGGGGTTGTCGATCAGGCCGCGGCAACCGCGGCAGCGGTCGCCGCCGCGCAGACAGAGGGCGTCGCAGCCGGCCCGGGTCACCGGGCCGAGGCAGACGACCCCGGCCTCGAAGGTGCAGGGGAGCTCGGCGAGCTTGCACTCGACGCAGAGGGAGAAGCTCGGCAGCTCGGGGGGGCGCCCCATCAGCAGCGCCTGGAGCACGGCGAGGAACTCGCGGCCGTCGATGGGGCAGCCCGGCACCCGGTGATCGACCCTGACATGGGCGGCGAGGGGCTGCGGCGGCAGGGTCGCGAGGTGCGGGCTGTCGCTGCCATAAACCTCGGCGCGCAGGTCATCCGCAGTGCGCAGCGCCGCCAGGGCGTTGACCCCGGCGGTGTCGGCGCAGGCCCCGAGCGCCACCAGGGTGAGGCTGCGGGCGCGGATCGCCGCCAACCTCTCGATCTGGTCGGGGCGGGAGATCGACCCCTCGACAAAGGCGATGTCGAGCTCGCCCCCCCCTTCACTCATCAGCTCGCGGAATTCGACGATCTCGACCAGTTCGAGGAGTTCGAGGAACTCCGCCTCGAGGTTGAGCACCGTCAGCTGGCACCCTTCGCAGCCGGTGAAATCGAAAAAGCCGATGCGTGGTTTAGTCATGGTTGCCCTAATTAAAGTCAAACTGAAAGCCGCAGTTTCTCACGCCACGCCGCAACTAAAAGCAAGCGCTTCCGCCTAATGGCCCCTGACCCTCACCGCAAAGACGCGAAGGTCGCAAAGAAAATCAAACCATCGTAAGAGCCCTGCGGAAAGTTGTTCAGTGTGCCGACTTGAGCCCACAATCCCTTTGGTTTGCTTGGCGTTCCCTGCGGCCTTGCGGTGGGAAAGCCTTTTCTCTGAGCCGTCAGTGCTCAATCGCCTCACGCAGGTGCTTGACCTTGCTGTAGGAGAAGATCGGCCCGCATTGGCAGACGCAGATGTCGTTGATCTGGCACTTGCCGCACTTGCCGAGACCGCACTTCATGTGGCGCTCGAGAT is a window encoding:
- a CDS encoding Ni/Fe hydrogenase subunit alpha — protein: MRVEVRHLTRVEGHANLVVDVASGELRECRLEIVEAPRFFESLLKGRHYSDVAPIVARVCGVCSNSHTLVSLAATEAAFGVEVSAQTRRLRQLLAYGEILQSHILHLYFLAIPDYLGVTSILPLAKSRRELVTRALRLKKLANDICLAVGGRPVHPVTPCVGGFSALPAAAALQELRRQLVAALPDLEETVDLFATLPIPAFERETEYLSLSPDGGYPLFGSELLSSDGARIPVRDYRLAIEEYLTPHSTAKFARLGRESYMVGPLARVKNAFGQLSPMARQVAAALQLEPGTINPYRNLVARLVEVIHCVEQAIHLVDETLLPGLRREVPVVTARAGVGVAAIEAPRGTLFHAYHYDADGCIESADCVIPTAQNLGNIEADLRALVPQLLDLPRPELTLRLESLVRAYDPCISCSTHLLTVDFA